GCacaaggggaatcgtcacttgtgggaattgaacccggattctcccaaaattcctcggcacaaagagagctcacttgtcacttgagctaccccactagGTTAACACcaacatatattatatcatggaatatatacacaaaaaataCTCGCATATAATCTTACATTCatagatatttaattaaaatataatccacaattaaattaattgtaatttgatgatttcataaaatgataattaaagaatagaaaatagATATGGTGATAGACACCCTACACCCTTCCATAACCCCCAATAATTACCCCATCATTTACCCAATTTATTTCCCATTTATCACCCGTAAATCCCATTATAACTTCCCATTCATTACCCATAATAAACATACTTAATCTCCTTAATAACCCCTAAAATTACTGTTACATACTACCCTACCTATTACTCTATAAATAAAAAGCCAAAGAGGGGACGGGCTTCAATTCTTGGAGGCTTGATCTTTCGGTAGAAAATAGCAAAACAACATGTACAAAATCCTTATACAACGTAGTGACATTTGGCTAGGTACCGTCCAAAAAGGCACATGATTTTTATCCTTTTCTATTTTCaggttaaaatttgaaagtttgtaGGTCAGTTTGAAACATATTTGTTCTGTTTAAGTCATCCAAACGTCTTCTGAACATAGGGATGAGAAGCTCAAAGATTTGGAGTTTATTAAATGTTGATAAactttcaaaaacaaaagtaGTATGAAAAGACAACATAAAgtataaatgaatataatataaaagatcAAATGAGGAACAAATCCACACTCTGTACATGATCTGGGGTGTGGCCGCtggtaggggtgagcaaaaaataaagaccgaccgaaaaaccgatgaccgataaccgaaccgaccgagaatttcggtttttcggtcggttatcggttttggaccaaaaataaagaaACCAACCGAAAAACCGAGGGTAAGCGCAAACATTTTAACCTATATACCTAGCCCATaatcattcaaaaattatataattcattatttaGCCCAATATTAAGCCAATGCGAACCTGTGAACTACAAAGTGCAAATCTGTAGCTACTTATTACTCAATTTTTATATTACttgttattttgttaattacttACTGCTTAGGCCTTAGTGTAGTATTGTAGACATGTAGTAGTAGTGTAGACTATAGTGTAAACATGTAGTACTCTAGAATGTAGTGTATGCAGTAGTGTAATTCATTTGCTTTGCTTTACTAATTCATTTATTGCTTCACTAATTCACAAATTGCTTAgcttatataatatttattctaattttttaaagaaattatagCTTGTTAGGTAATTAATTTCGGTTAAAAATAATCGATCATAACCGACCGATCGGTCGGTTCGGTTATGAGAATGGCTTCGGTTATTTCGGTCGGTTATGGGAAtgctaatatttttttggttatttcggttattaaccgaaaaccgaccgaaacggaccgatgctcacccctagcTGCTGGAGAACATACAACTACATGCAGAGTAAAGCAGAACACTACAGCAAATTAGGAACTGTTTGCCTCACATATCTCTCACTTTCCTCGCTATTTCTAGACGACTAATACTATATGCTCTGTGATtccttttcagttttcactaATGCGTCAAAACAAAACATGGCAGGCACAAGAAGAATCCTTCTGCATTTTCACCTTCCAGTCTTCATagtaacattattatatttcttaaatataataatgCCCCAAAAGATGGCAGGCCAACTACCCTCATCGTTCTGCTATTTAGGAGAGGCTGTGTTACTTTCTTCTCAAACCCAGTTCCCTCAACAATATACTCTCTGATACTAGATTCTATACAATTTAGATTCATATCCATCCATTTCTTATTGGTCAGTCTAAGATCAAACACTTCAAAAACTCGGTCCAACAATCTTCTAGTCACCTGGTGCTGAAATTAGCCTAATAATTTATTCCTCTGAGCTCGAACCGTAAcactgataccacttgttgacACAGAGATGGAAAAGATCGAATATGATGTGATAGTTATAGGAGGAGGAATAATGGGCAGCTGCGCGGCTTATCAGTCAGCCAAACGCGGCCTAAGGACCCTCCTCCTGGAGCAGTTCGATTTCTTGCACCACCGCGGCTCCTCCCATGGCGAGTCCAGAACTATCCGCGCAGCCTACACAGAGGACCATTATGCCAAGATGGTCTTAGCCGCCGAGCTCCTGTGGCGCGAAGCCGAAGCCGAGATTGGCTACAAGGTCTTCTTCAAGTCCCAGCAGTTAGACATGGGCCCGGCGGACAACAAGGTGCTGCAAGCCGTCGTTTCCACCTGCCGGAAAACCTCCGTTCCGGTAAAAGTTTTGGACGCGAAACAGGTCATGGACGAATTCGCGGGCCGTTTTCAGTTACCGGAGGATTGGGTCGGCGTGGTGACGGGGCTCGGCGGCGTCATTAAGCCGACCAAAGCCGTTTCCATGTTCCAGGCGCTGGCTGTCAAACACGGCGCCACTATGAAAGACAACGTGGAAGTCAACGGCGTGGAGAGAGAGAACCTGACAGGTGGCATTTCCGTTACCGCGAAAAGCGGGGAGAGATTCTGGGGCAAAAAGTGCGTTATAACGGCCGGTCCGTGGATACGAAAGTTGGTGGCAGATATCACCGGTTCCCGGGTGGTGCTTCCGGTTCAACCGCTGGAGACGAACGCTTGCTATTGGAGGATCAAAGAGGGGCGCGAAGGAGATTTCACCATCGCAAACGGCTTCCCAACATTTTCCAGCCACGGCGAGCCGCACGTGTACGGCACGCCGTCGCTTGAGTTCCCGGGACTGATCAAAATCAACTGGCAAGGAGGGCGTGAATGCGACGCGGAAGGGCGCACCTTTGCGCCGTTGCCGAGTTCTTTGTGTTCAATGAAACAATGGATAGAGGAACGATTGGGGGGCCTGGTGGACTCGTCGGCGCCGGTGATGTCGCAGTCATGCATGTACTCCATGACGCCGGACGAGGACTACGTGATCGATTTCTTGGGTGGGGAGTTGGGCA
This region of Ipomoea triloba cultivar NCNSP0323 chromosome 15, ASM357664v1 genomic DNA includes:
- the LOC116006318 gene encoding probable sarcosine oxidase; translation: MEKIEYDVIVIGGGIMGSCAAYQSAKRGLRTLLLEQFDFLHHRGSSHGESRTIRAAYTEDHYAKMVLAAELLWREAEAEIGYKVFFKSQQLDMGPADNKVLQAVVSTCRKTSVPVKVLDAKQVMDEFAGRFQLPEDWVGVVTGLGGVIKPTKAVSMFQALAVKHGATMKDNVEVNGVERENLTGGISVTAKSGERFWGKKCVITAGPWIRKLVADITGSRVVLPVQPLETNACYWRIKEGREGDFTIANGFPTFSSHGEPHVYGTPSLEFPGLIKINWQGGRECDAEGRTFAPLPSSLCSMKQWIEERLGGLVDSSAPVMSQSCMYSMTPDEDYVIDFLGGELGKDVVVAGGFSGHGFKMGPLVGQILADLVWSGSAPHDLSHFRIHRFQEAGER